In Nocardioides sp., the following proteins share a genomic window:
- a CDS encoding GntR family transcriptional regulator: MTAKLDSSDEVLRNFTIDRRSPVPLYHQVAEYLETAIVAGDIPQGTLFENEIDLADALDLSRPTLRRAMRQLSEKGLIVRRRGIGTRVVQPKVRRPLELTSLYDDLSRGGQKPTTRVLSFDRVVATSEVAQHLRVAKGAEVVALKRLRRAGRSPIAVMTNYLPGDLVRFTAEDLATRGLYQLMRQSGVQLFSAVQVVGARNATEEEAALLREPAGAALLTMQRDTMDEDGIIVEYGTHVYAASRYSFETRLTLP, from the coding sequence ATGACCGCCAAACTCGACTCGTCGGACGAGGTTCTCCGCAACTTCACGATCGACCGGCGCAGCCCGGTGCCGCTCTATCATCAGGTCGCTGAATATCTGGAGACGGCGATCGTGGCCGGGGACATCCCCCAGGGGACGCTGTTCGAGAACGAGATCGATCTCGCCGACGCACTCGACCTGTCTCGTCCCACGCTGCGGCGGGCGATGCGCCAACTCTCCGAGAAGGGCCTGATCGTGCGCCGCCGCGGCATCGGCACCCGTGTCGTTCAGCCCAAGGTACGCCGCCCCCTCGAGCTCACCAGCCTCTATGACGACCTCAGCCGAGGCGGGCAGAAGCCGACGACCCGCGTCTTGTCCTTCGACCGCGTCGTCGCAACCTCGGAGGTGGCCCAGCATCTACGGGTGGCGAAGGGCGCCGAGGTGGTGGCGCTGAAGCGGCTGCGCCGAGCGGGGCGGAGCCCGATCGCCGTGATGACCAACTACCTTCCCGGCGATCTGGTGCGGTTCACGGCAGAAGACCTGGCGACTCGTGGTCTCTACCAGCTGATGCGGCAGTCGGGCGTCCAGCTCTTCTCCGCGGTCCAGGTTGTGGGCGCGCGCAACGCGACTGAAGAGGAGGCGGCCCTGCTCCGTGAGCCGGCGGGCGCCGCCCTGCTCACCATGCAGCGCGATACCATGGACGAGGACGGCATCATCGTCGAATACGGCACTCACGTCTATGCGGCGAGCCGCTACAGCTTCGAGACTCGGCTGACCCTCCCCTAG
- a CDS encoding transaldolase family protein has translation MAAGMDLTPGPLADMVRNTPTVLWNDSADLVELRESIGFGAVGATCNPVIAYTTINRWRDIWTPRIREIADANPTMGEAGIGWAAVRQMSVEAAELLYPIFEQHAGRNGRLSIQTDPRFHRDAAALADQAEEFAKLAPNMIVKIPATEVGIAAMEEATYRGVSINATVSFSVPQALEVGAAVERGLSRREAEGLDISLMGPVVTIMVGRLDDWLKVAVERDGIDIEKAHLEWAGVAAFKRAYQVFQERGYRARLLSAAFRNLLQWSELIGGDVVISPPFSWQQKIQESGIAATPRIDIPVDEEILASLNRIEDFRRAYEPDGMSMAEFASFPPTLRTLRQFLASDADMDALVRDVIVPNPES, from the coding sequence ATGGCAGCTGGCATGGATCTGACCCCTGGCCCTCTGGCCGACATGGTCCGCAATACCCCGACAGTGCTGTGGAACGACTCGGCCGACCTGGTGGAACTGCGGGAGTCCATCGGCTTCGGCGCCGTGGGCGCCACCTGCAACCCGGTGATCGCCTACACCACGATCAACCGCTGGCGGGACATCTGGACGCCGCGGATCCGCGAGATCGCCGACGCCAACCCGACGATGGGCGAGGCCGGCATCGGGTGGGCCGCCGTGCGGCAGATGTCGGTCGAGGCCGCCGAGCTCCTGTACCCGATCTTCGAGCAGCACGCGGGCCGCAACGGCCGGCTGTCGATCCAGACCGACCCCCGGTTCCACCGCGACGCCGCCGCCCTGGCCGACCAGGCCGAGGAGTTCGCCAAGTTGGCCCCCAACATGATCGTTAAGATCCCGGCCACCGAGGTGGGCATCGCGGCCATGGAGGAGGCCACCTATCGCGGCGTCAGCATCAACGCGACGGTGTCGTTCAGTGTGCCCCAGGCCCTCGAGGTGGGTGCCGCTGTCGAGCGCGGGCTGAGCCGGCGCGAGGCCGAGGGCCTCGACATCTCATTGATGGGTCCCGTGGTCACCATCATGGTCGGCCGACTCGACGACTGGCTCAAGGTCGCCGTCGAGCGCGACGGCATCGACATCGAGAAGGCCCATCTGGAGTGGGCCGGTGTAGCCGCCTTCAAGCGGGCCTATCAGGTCTTCCAGGAGCGTGGCTACCGCGCCCGGCTGCTCTCGGCCGCCTTCCGCAACCTCCTGCAGTGGAGCGAGCTGATCGGCGGCGACGTGGTCATCTCGCCGCCCTTCTCCTGGCAGCAGAAGATCCAGGAGTCTGGCATTGCCGCGACCCCCAGGATCGACATCCCGGTCGACGAGGAGATCCTGGCCTCCCTCAACCGGATCGAGGATTTCCGGCGAGCCTATGAGCCCGACGGCATGAGCATGGCCGAGTTCGCGTCCTTCCCGCCGACGCTGCGGACGCTGCGGCAGTTCCTCGCCTCTGACGCCGACATGGACGCCCTGGTGCGCGACGTGATCGTGCCCAACCCCGAGAGTTGA
- a CDS encoding NAD(P)H-binding protein, which translates to MTNVTVLGATGTTGRLVSSTLQTQGHSVRRASRTSEIRFDWDDHSTWEAAVSDSTSAYVVADERVGGVERLSELLRLASRRGTERVVLLSARDWIDHDLPDGHLREDAVRASGLEWTILRPAWFAQNFHTAPAFAHGIAAGRLPFNSSDGATPFVDAADIAAVAAAALTEPGHHERHYELSGPRSLTVPDVVRIIGAAIGREVTPVPADEDSYQRFLRDLGYDDAGIHAMLFFGRAMRAGELDYVSSGVPDALGRPATAFEDFAAAAAAREPQRGTSWNCN; encoded by the coding sequence GTGACCAACGTGACCGTGCTGGGCGCGACCGGAACCACCGGACGCCTGGTCTCCAGCACGCTGCAGACACAAGGGCACAGCGTCCGGCGGGCATCACGGACCAGTGAGATCCGCTTCGACTGGGACGATCACTCCACCTGGGAAGCCGCCGTGAGCGACTCGACATCCGCCTATGTCGTCGCCGACGAACGTGTCGGCGGCGTCGAGCGGCTCAGCGAGCTGCTCCGGCTGGCTTCCCGTCGCGGCACGGAGCGCGTCGTCCTGCTCTCCGCCCGCGACTGGATCGACCACGACCTGCCCGACGGACACCTGCGCGAAGACGCGGTCAGGGCCAGCGGGCTGGAGTGGACGATCCTGCGCCCCGCGTGGTTCGCCCAGAACTTCCACACCGCGCCGGCCTTCGCCCACGGGATCGCAGCCGGGCGGCTTCCCTTCAACAGCAGCGACGGCGCGACCCCCTTCGTCGACGCTGCCGACATCGCCGCGGTCGCCGCTGCGGCGCTCACCGAGCCGGGTCACCACGAGCGGCACTACGAGCTGAGCGGGCCCCGCTCGCTCACGGTGCCCGACGTCGTCCGGATCATCGGAGCGGCCATCGGACGCGAGGTGACACCGGTCCCCGCTGACGAGGACTCCTATCAGCGCTTCCTGCGTGATCTCGGGTACGACGATGCCGGCATCCACGCGATGCTCTTCTTCGGCCGAGCGATGCGGGCTGGAGAACTCGACTATGTCTCGTCGGGAGTCCCGGACGCGTTGGGTCGTCCGGCCACGGCGTTCGAAGACTTCGCCGCCGCTGCTGCTGCGCGCGAACCTCAGCGCGGCACGAGCTGGAACTGCAACTGA
- a CDS encoding ROK family protein translates to MARSTKNKQTLRSTPEVRQLNRERIRRAIQQRETFTKAEVSRWTSLSVSTCNTILNEMLADGETLHVSQEDSYVGRPASRYRYNPDHLHALVVNVTAEGGRPTISLAVANAVGEILRRGERQLDEITCSTIEAFIADQLSTDRLISGIALGIPGITLDGVIERCDVQSLVGIDIEERLREKFGLAIEVGNDMLFIATGVYHTVPHQGGDHATLLFPRDNCVGCGFVIDGKPLRGHSKSAGELFYIAEGFGVTQASQMDALDDPAAFRELAARMVLITAGTIDPEFVMLMGNGVNDADLVAIRERCEPILSTRHMPRLLADNNVADFYVSGLVRVILDQLQFQLVPR, encoded by the coding sequence ATGGCGCGCAGCACGAAGAACAAGCAGACGCTGCGCAGTACCCCCGAAGTCCGACAGCTCAACCGGGAGCGGATCCGGCGGGCGATCCAGCAGCGCGAGACGTTCACCAAGGCCGAGGTATCCCGCTGGACCAGCCTCAGCGTGTCGACCTGCAACACCATCCTCAACGAGATGCTGGCCGACGGCGAAACCCTCCACGTGTCACAGGAGGACAGTTATGTCGGGCGGCCTGCAAGCCGATATCGCTACAACCCCGACCACTTGCACGCTCTGGTCGTCAACGTCACCGCCGAAGGCGGTCGCCCCACTATCTCCTTAGCCGTGGCCAACGCGGTCGGTGAGATCCTGCGACGCGGCGAGCGGCAGCTCGACGAGATCACCTGCTCCACGATCGAGGCGTTCATCGCCGATCAGCTCTCCACCGACAGACTGATCAGTGGCATCGCCCTGGGCATCCCCGGGATCACCCTCGATGGCGTGATCGAGCGGTGCGATGTGCAGTCGCTGGTCGGGATCGACATCGAGGAACGGCTGCGAGAGAAGTTCGGGCTGGCCATCGAGGTCGGTAACGACATGCTCTTCATCGCCACCGGTGTCTATCACACGGTCCCTCATCAGGGTGGCGATCACGCGACCCTGCTCTTCCCCCGGGACAACTGTGTGGGCTGCGGGTTCGTCATCGACGGCAAGCCGCTGCGGGGCCACTCGAAGTCTGCGGGGGAGCTGTTCTATATCGCCGAAGGCTTCGGAGTTACGCAGGCATCCCAGATGGATGCACTGGACGACCCGGCGGCCTTCCGGGAGCTGGCGGCCCGGATGGTCCTGATCACCGCCGGCACGATTGACCCGGAGTTCGTGATGCTGATGGGCAACGGCGTCAACGATGCCGACCTGGTGGCGATCCGGGAGCGCTGCGAGCCGATCCTGTCCACCCGGCACATGCCGAGGCTGCTGGCCGACAACAACGTGGCCGACTTCTATGTCAGTGGCCTGGTCCGGGTGATCCTGGATCAGTTGCAGTTCCAGCTCGTGCCGCGCTGA
- a CDS encoding DMT family transporter, with translation MSTSTLTAEQAYSARKIRMATSGMKIALLMPLTAILQNIFNVSVTESVTKSLAEVVLLSIITSITLIGLADVFAGIFSFLYNLSKGKGIPEYKRTMGLKISWMMLLAAAIAGPMATGLWMAATPFAGLTMVAVITSLGPVLTVIVSRFVLKENVSSRVYLGVIITVIGVVIAGWSEGEGGTNFWLGVVLALMAPIGFTLEAQLSTYAGDIIDPNVGCGLYRCFGSAAVGLTAMFLLSAGTGNLSEFGTILDIALTTPKLLLFVAIMGLLGAINYNAAYLAFNRTGPSRTLAIDSSRPVWSIPLGYLFAAMGVAAYSVTAFGIIGAIIVVVGLLLVISKPSELVNLRNTE, from the coding sequence ATGAGTACATCGACTCTCACTGCGGAACAGGCGTACTCGGCGCGGAAGATCCGGATGGCCACCAGCGGAATGAAGATCGCTCTGCTGATGCCCTTGACCGCGATCCTGCAGAACATCTTCAACGTGTCGGTGACCGAGTCGGTCACCAAGTCCCTGGCAGAGGTCGTGCTGCTCAGCATCATCACCTCGATCACGCTTATCGGCCTCGCCGACGTCTTCGCCGGCATCTTCAGCTTCTTGTACAACCTCTCCAAGGGGAAGGGCATCCCCGAGTACAAGCGGACGATGGGTTTGAAGATCTCCTGGATGATGCTGCTGGCCGCGGCCATCGCCGGGCCGATGGCCACCGGTCTATGGATGGCCGCCACGCCATTCGCCGGCCTTACTATGGTCGCGGTCATCACCTCGCTCGGGCCGGTGCTGACGGTCATCGTCAGCCGGTTCGTGCTGAAGGAGAACGTCAGTTCCCGGGTCTACCTTGGCGTCATCATCACCGTGATCGGCGTGGTCATCGCCGGTTGGTCAGAAGGTGAGGGCGGGACAAACTTCTGGCTGGGCGTCGTCCTCGCCCTGATGGCGCCGATCGGGTTCACCCTCGAGGCACAGCTCTCGACGTATGCCGGTGACATCATCGATCCCAACGTCGGCTGCGGCCTCTACCGTTGCTTCGGCTCGGCGGCGGTCGGCCTCACGGCGATGTTCCTGCTGTCGGCCGGCACGGGCAACCTCTCCGAGTTCGGGACCATCCTGGACATCGCGCTCACCACGCCGAAGCTGCTTCTCTTCGTAGCGATCATGGGGCTGCTTGGAGCGATCAACTACAACGCGGCCTACCTCGCGTTCAACCGGACCGGTCCATCCCGCACACTGGCGATCGACAGTTCGCGTCCGGTGTGGAGCATCCCGCTCGGCTATCTCTTCGCTGCGATGGGAGTCGCTGCCTATTCGGTGACGGCCTTCGGCATTATCGGGGCGATCATCGTGGTGGTCGGTCTGCTGCTGGTGATCAGCAAGCCGTCCGAACTTGTCAACCTGCGGAACACGGAATAG
- a CDS encoding aldehyde dehydrogenase family protein, with amino-acid sequence MKTLDVIDVSTDELVGQVPFYDSAEIAQMVEVAFATQPRWERVPTFERGQILYRFCDLIDERREDIAQFMSKEMGKPILQSRAETTYAAEIGRANIEVGKHLYGEVLCDSSEGYENHSVFVKREALGVIACIIPFNYPAELTMQKIVPALLMGNTCIVKADNQAANCVKLIVDLAHEAGVPKECLQFITASNEDCTESLLTHPKVACIAMTGSTATGSAMMTAAAPTIKNVHLELGGNDPLIITEEVASDPEQMVKAIECLGWGRIIENNGQVCASPKRTIVHEKAKDVFVQCLIKFCEGLKRGHATDPTADLTRLRDEASAIRVEKQIEHTVAQGGKVIYGGKRDGAAMDVTIIDNVTKDMDIAKDMEVFGPVVPIITFKDDAEAIEIANQSMYGLSASVVTKDLKKAYYFTENIESSAVWVNGSSALRHNDQPFGGTKSTGIGVEGGGYTCAEFSRLKTYGFCDVSPKERLYEHEDGMGDFLAFERYTSEVRKLAEELIQR; translated from the coding sequence ATGAAGACCCTTGACGTCATCGACGTCTCCACCGACGAACTGGTGGGACAGGTCCCCTTCTATGACAGCGCTGAGATCGCGCAAATGGTCGAGGTCGCCTTCGCCACGCAGCCTCGGTGGGAGCGTGTGCCCACCTTCGAGCGCGGCCAGATCCTCTATCGGTTCTGCGACCTCATTGATGAGCGCCGCGAGGACATCGCGCAGTTCATGTCCAAGGAGATGGGCAAGCCGATCCTCCAGTCGCGTGCCGAAACGACCTATGCCGCCGAGATCGGGCGCGCGAACATCGAGGTCGGCAAACACTTGTACGGCGAGGTGCTCTGCGACAGCTCCGAGGGCTATGAGAACCACTCGGTCTTCGTCAAGCGTGAGGCGCTCGGCGTGATCGCCTGCATCATTCCCTTCAACTACCCGGCCGAGCTCACCATGCAGAAGATCGTGCCAGCTCTGCTGATGGGGAACACCTGCATCGTCAAGGCCGACAACCAGGCCGCCAACTGCGTCAAGCTGATCGTCGACCTGGCCCACGAGGCTGGCGTGCCCAAGGAGTGCCTGCAGTTCATCACCGCCAGCAACGAGGACTGTACCGAGAGCCTGCTGACCCATCCCAAGGTTGCATGCATCGCCATGACCGGCAGCACCGCGACCGGCAGCGCGATGATGACGGCCGCAGCGCCCACCATCAAGAACGTCCACCTCGAGCTGGGCGGCAACGACCCACTGATCATCACCGAGGAGGTCGCCTCGGACCCCGAGCAGATGGTCAAGGCCATCGAATGCCTCGGTTGGGGCCGGATCATCGAGAACAACGGCCAGGTGTGCGCATCCCCGAAGCGGACCATCGTCCACGAGAAGGCCAAGGACGTGTTCGTCCAGTGCCTGATCAAGTTCTGCGAGGGTCTCAAACGCGGCCACGCCACCGATCCCACCGCCGACCTGACCCGGCTTCGCGACGAGGCCTCGGCGATCCGAGTCGAGAAGCAGATCGAGCACACCGTCGCCCAGGGCGGCAAGGTCATCTACGGCGGCAAGCGCGACGGCGCGGCCATGGACGTGACGATCATCGACAACGTCACCAAGGACATGGACATCGCCAAGGACATGGAGGTGTTCGGCCCTGTCGTTCCGATCATCACGTTCAAGGACGACGCAGAAGCGATCGAGATCGCCAACCAGAGCATGTATGGCCTCAGCGCATCGGTCGTGACCAAGGACCTGAAGAAGGCCTACTACTTCACCGAGAACATCGAGTCCTCAGCGGTCTGGGTCAACGGCTCCAGTGCGCTGCGCCACAACGACCAGCCCTTCGGCGGCACCAAGAGCACCGGCATCGGGGTCGAAGGCGGCGGCTATACCTGCGCTGAATTCTCCCGGCTCAAGACCTATGGCTTCTGCGACGTGTCGCCCAAGGAGCGGCTCTATGAGCACGAGGACGGCATGGGCGACTTCCTGGCCTTCGAGCGCTACACCTCAGAGGTCAGGAAACTGGCCGAAGAGCTGATCCAGAGGTAG
- a CDS encoding cobalamin-dependent protein (Presence of a B(12) (cobalamin)-binding domain implies dependence on cobalamin itself, in one of its several forms, or in some unusual lineages, dependence on a cobalamin-like analog.) has product MSQEFREYVASLIPVGFPDGRDLVAEGREMARDIPWNRNRFLEETGFDSHLAYRKDNLRKGKQTYQLLMGLSTLEEELDGIRKVDEFAKRTGFEVRSVQSIPSQLVGLQPEYWAGAPKPTSYMMESEPDWIAHSGAAPVDICWQDWHLASPNNLELTKYALRAGTSRLGCFSTFVWEYPGYHDERERFSDMCRSMGILAAKRDEGLDCITYPEDGLPGFFMDVASFVGYEMVEHYIIEDLCGARMALSYGGLLSEILPRMAFALAMEKLYGTEDHPFLTYYNGSTNEQWDHDIEANYGLAASEMLIQSVINLKYQMPAIINPVSITEAQRVPTLEELFNIVKCGIGVERKAKEWLEIIDFTKFEQMRDLLIEEGTKFYDNVMAGLVEAGVDTQDPLQMIVVLRRFDPASFERAFHPSTQDGGEFTPIVPTVLGRETVEMRGRIVDDLKDKGYGNTLRGTKVVCASADGHSYGLLLVDEVWSALNADVINCGTNMEPSFLLDAADEEGADAICVSVHSGQSLDYARQLVESAKKRGRKYRICMGGMLNAMLPGNTEPVEVADLINELGISASNDFEEQVNFMSTA; this is encoded by the coding sequence ATGTCCCAGGAGTTCCGGGAGTACGTGGCGAGCTTGATCCCTGTCGGTTTCCCGGACGGTCGAGATCTGGTCGCAGAAGGCCGCGAGATGGCCCGGGACATCCCCTGGAACCGGAACCGGTTCTTGGAGGAGACCGGCTTCGACAGCCACCTGGCATACCGCAAGGACAATCTGAGGAAAGGCAAGCAGACCTATCAACTCCTTATGGGGCTGTCGACGTTGGAGGAGGAACTCGACGGCATCCGCAAGGTCGACGAGTTCGCCAAGCGGACCGGCTTCGAGGTGCGCTCGGTGCAGTCGATTCCCAGCCAGCTCGTGGGCCTGCAGCCCGAATACTGGGCGGGCGCTCCCAAGCCCACGTCCTACATGATGGAGAGCGAGCCCGACTGGATCGCCCACTCCGGGGCCGCGCCGGTCGACATCTGCTGGCAGGACTGGCACCTGGCCAGCCCCAACAACCTCGAGTTGACCAAGTACGCCCTCAGGGCGGGTACGTCGCGGCTCGGCTGCTTCTCCACCTTCGTCTGGGAGTACCCCGGCTATCACGACGAGCGGGAGCGCTTCTCGGACATGTGCCGGTCGATGGGGATTCTGGCGGCGAAGCGGGACGAGGGCCTGGACTGCATCACCTATCCCGAGGACGGGCTCCCGGGCTTCTTCATGGATGTGGCGTCCTTCGTCGGCTACGAGATGGTCGAGCACTACATCATCGAGGACCTGTGTGGCGCACGCATGGCGCTCAGTTATGGCGGACTGCTGTCGGAGATCCTGCCGCGGATGGCCTTCGCGCTGGCGATGGAGAAGCTCTACGGCACTGAGGACCATCCCTTCCTCACCTATTACAACGGCTCCACCAACGAGCAGTGGGACCACGACATCGAGGCCAACTATGGACTGGCCGCCTCGGAGATGCTGATCCAGTCGGTCATCAACTTGAAGTACCAGATGCCGGCCATCATCAACCCGGTCTCCATCACCGAGGCCCAGCGGGTGCCGACCCTCGAAGAGCTCTTCAACATCGTCAAGTGCGGTATCGGCGTCGAGCGCAAGGCCAAGGAATGGCTCGAGATCATCGACTTCACCAAGTTCGAGCAGATGCGCGACCTGCTGATCGAAGAGGGCACCAAGTTCTATGACAACGTGATGGCGGGGCTCGTCGAGGCCGGAGTCGACACCCAGGACCCGCTGCAGATGATCGTCGTGCTCCGGCGCTTCGATCCGGCGTCCTTCGAGCGGGCCTTCCATCCCAGCACCCAGGACGGCGGCGAGTTCACTCCGATCGTGCCGACGGTGCTCGGTCGCGAGACCGTCGAGATGCGCGGCCGGATCGTCGACGACCTCAAAGACAAGGGCTACGGCAACACACTGCGCGGCACCAAGGTGGTTTGCGCATCCGCCGACGGTCATAGTTACGGGCTGCTGCTGGTCGACGAGGTGTGGTCGGCGCTCAACGCCGACGTCATCAACTGCGGTACCAACATGGAGCCGTCGTTCCTACTCGACGCCGCCGACGAGGAAGGCGCCGACGCGATCTGCGTCTCGGTCCACTCCGGCCAGAGCCTCGACTACGCCCGCCAACTGGTGGAGAGCGCCAAGAAGCGCGGCCGGAAGTATCGCATCTGCATGGGCGGGATGCTCAACGCGATGCTGCCCGGCAACACCGAGCCGGTCGAGGTCGCCGACCTTATCAATGAGTTGGGCATCAGCGCCTCCAACGACTTCGAAGAGCAAGTCAACTTCATGAGCACTGCCTGA
- a CDS encoding hydantoinase/oxoprolinase family protein, giving the protein MPQPNLRGAAPHLVPTIMLVNLSTTLATNAIVEGRGCKEGLILIGAKPAGKVLTPRHALVKGKHDIKGRLIEQLDLTQVHEVVESFRDKVDAMAVSGYASIRSPEHELLVRAAIEDLLDVPVVCAHELSSQLGFHDRTVTAVLNARLIPLVWELMDSVRAAMARHQVTAPLMMVRGDGTLMADTQAYNRPIETILSGPAASAIGAVHLSGRPDCFVMDIGGTTTDVAHVSEGRLVIRSEGAKVGGWSTHVRAGEVFTVGLGGDSRIYVDSEDRLRIGPERSISYSVAAARDPELVEELEQIWADRDRLRLRRTHEAFALVKKHKRLSYTGDESIMIEVLRHQPRTLHYLEQTIALPGLRSILTTLIQDGVVQRISLTPTDIWHVNGQYSPWDPQAADLALRIAADQRGQTPEELIAQVQHTLRRQLDTAAIRAAVYIDRQDLDFHEGGAADYFLNRLCLEPDSRSMRASYRLLKPVVAIGAPAATWLTGVGVTSLCEPEVPEHAEVANALGAAVAQAVENLEILIRQDTVTGHFLVFSPMGRLSLPTLEAATAAAKASGDDFVAHWARGRAHQVESRVEDFEIASLSRDRKLLVERVVHVSAHLHR; this is encoded by the coding sequence GTGCCTCAACCGAACCTTCGCGGAGCTGCCCCCCACCTGGTGCCGACGATCATGCTGGTCAACCTGTCGACCACGCTGGCCACCAACGCCATCGTGGAGGGCCGCGGCTGCAAGGAGGGGCTGATCCTGATCGGCGCCAAGCCAGCTGGCAAGGTGCTCACCCCGCGTCATGCCCTGGTCAAGGGCAAGCACGACATCAAGGGTAGGTTGATCGAGCAACTCGACCTGACCCAGGTCCACGAGGTGGTGGAGTCCTTTCGCGACAAGGTCGACGCGATGGCCGTCTCGGGCTATGCCAGCATCCGGAGCCCCGAGCATGAGCTTCTGGTGCGCGCCGCGATCGAGGACCTGCTCGACGTCCCCGTCGTCTGCGCCCACGAACTGAGCAGCCAGCTCGGGTTCCACGACCGCACGGTCACAGCCGTGCTCAACGCCCGCCTCATCCCGCTGGTGTGGGAGCTGATGGACTCGGTGCGGGCGGCCATGGCGCGGCATCAGGTGACCGCACCGCTGATGATGGTGCGCGGCGACGGCACCCTGATGGCCGACACGCAGGCCTACAACAGGCCGATCGAGACGATCCTGTCCGGCCCCGCTGCCAGCGCGATCGGGGCGGTGCACCTGTCGGGTCGCCCGGACTGCTTCGTGATGGACATCGGCGGCACCACCACCGACGTCGCGCACGTGTCGGAGGGCCGGCTTGTGATTCGCTCCGAGGGCGCCAAGGTCGGCGGTTGGTCTACCCATGTCCGTGCGGGGGAGGTCTTCACCGTCGGTCTGGGGGGCGACAGTCGCATCTATGTCGACAGTGAGGACCGGCTGCGGATCGGGCCGGAGCGGTCGATCAGCTATTCCGTGGCTGCGGCGCGCGATCCGGAGCTGGTCGAGGAGCTGGAGCAAATCTGGGCGGATCGGGACAGGCTGCGGTTGCGGCGCACCCACGAGGCCTTCGCCCTGGTGAAGAAACACAAGCGGCTGAGCTACACCGGTGATGAGAGCATCATGATCGAAGTGCTTCGCCATCAGCCGCGGACCCTGCACTATCTGGAGCAGACCATCGCCTTGCCGGGGCTGCGCTCGATCCTGACCACCTTGATCCAGGATGGCGTGGTCCAGCGGATCTCGCTCACGCCCACCGACATCTGGCACGTCAACGGTCAATACTCGCCGTGGGATCCGCAGGCGGCCGACCTGGCCCTGCGGATCGCCGCCGACCAGCGCGGGCAGACCCCCGAGGAACTCATCGCTCAGGTGCAGCACACGCTGCGCCGGCAGCTCGACACGGCCGCCATCCGGGCGGCCGTCTACATCGACCGCCAGGACCTGGACTTCCACGAGGGCGGCGCGGCCGACTATTTCCTCAATCGCCTGTGCCTGGAGCCCGACTCCCGGTCCATGCGCGCCTCCTACCGGCTGCTGAAGCCGGTCGTGGCGATCGGAGCCCCGGCGGCGACCTGGCTCACCGGAGTCGGCGTCACGTCATTGTGCGAGCCGGAGGTCCCGGAGCACGCCGAGGTCGCCAACGCCCTCGGGGCCGCGGTCGCCCAGGCCGTCGAGAACCTGGAGATCCTGATCCGGCAGGACACCGTCACCGGCCACTTCCTCGTCTTCTCACCCATGGGCCGGCTCAGCCTGCCCACCCTGGAGGCGGCGACGGCGGCCGCCAAAGCCTCGGGCGACGACTTCGTCGCGCACTGGGCGCGAGGCCGCGCCCATCAGGTCGAGTCCCGGGTCGAGGACTTCGAGATCGCCAGTTTGAGCCGGGACCGGAAGCTCCTCGTGGAACGGGTGGTCCATGTGTCGGCCCACCTGCATCGCTGA